A genomic segment from Actinoplanes sichuanensis encodes:
- a CDS encoding putative bifunctional diguanylate cyclase/phosphodiesterase has protein sequence MPILRIPVWQYTLAGGSAAVLALYALGSPWAWLILQAAGTVVLFGAARRHRCGWWLFFGASAAGTLTSLWWTIRGGEPATTPMGLSLAVQYALHAAAAVQFSRLRRPGGAAEAGAVVLALAMLAWSFIVLPYLGQPGYRMVDDALAMLYAVLDLAILGTALRAATGSRRVPGGLVAGAGVLLVGAHLVYAATAAEGTRPFLPGGLPHLVLQFWWVLIVAAALHPRAAQPRAADAAPGRVTLTVMYTAAVASPLLPAIADPSAIVVVPALLTAGLCGLLLLRIVVLARLAERRARQARAALHEQQVLQRRLAHRAGHDGLTGLANRDLLLDHLGRAVAGDRPYALILCALDGFKEINDTYGHHVGDTVLCQVAGRLLLFAPEVELVARLGGDEFGFLITSGTDAAALAERVVTAVSAAPYAVDERRIHLTARAGLADGVPGNNAVLGDADLALRAAKQAGGARTARFDESLRAEQSERTRIAAGLRQALADGTLFMHYQPVVDTGTGRATGVEALMRWRRDGESVPPGVFIPVAEQTGLIGAIGARALRLACAQAAVWHREHGLYLTVNVSTHQLRDPGFTTSVLSTLADTGLPAEALVLEITESVLIDAADTPVLGELRAHGIRIAIDDFGTGYSSLAYLHALPVDILKIDQSFIRRLQDPPRPQDVSLTRAILELAGSQDLLAVAEGVETPGQADLLRDLGCPLAQGYHYGRPADADTIDTLMREHALHAAT, from the coding sequence GTGCCCATCCTCCGCATCCCGGTCTGGCAGTACACCCTCGCGGGTGGTAGCGCTGCCGTGCTCGCCCTGTACGCCCTGGGCAGCCCGTGGGCGTGGCTGATCCTCCAGGCGGCCGGGACCGTGGTGCTGTTCGGGGCCGCCCGCCGACACCGGTGCGGCTGGTGGCTGTTCTTCGGGGCGAGCGCCGCCGGGACCCTGACGTCGCTGTGGTGGACGATCCGGGGCGGCGAACCGGCGACCACGCCGATGGGCCTGAGCCTGGCCGTCCAGTACGCCCTGCACGCGGCGGCCGCGGTCCAGTTCAGCCGGCTGCGCCGCCCCGGCGGAGCCGCCGAGGCCGGCGCCGTGGTGCTGGCCCTGGCCATGCTGGCCTGGTCGTTCATCGTGTTGCCATACCTGGGACAGCCCGGCTACCGGATGGTCGACGACGCGCTGGCGATGCTCTACGCGGTCCTCGACCTGGCGATCCTGGGAACCGCGCTGCGCGCCGCGACCGGCTCCCGGCGGGTACCGGGCGGGCTCGTCGCCGGTGCCGGGGTGCTGCTGGTCGGCGCGCACCTGGTGTACGCGGCGACCGCGGCCGAGGGCACCCGGCCGTTCCTGCCCGGTGGCCTGCCACACCTGGTCCTCCAGTTCTGGTGGGTGCTGATCGTCGCCGCGGCGCTGCACCCGCGGGCCGCCCAGCCGCGGGCCGCCGACGCCGCGCCCGGCCGGGTCACCCTCACCGTCATGTACACCGCCGCGGTGGCCAGTCCGCTGCTGCCGGCCATCGCCGACCCGTCCGCGATCGTGGTGGTGCCGGCACTGCTGACCGCCGGGCTGTGCGGTCTGCTGCTCCTGCGGATCGTGGTGCTGGCCCGACTCGCCGAGCGCCGCGCCAGGCAGGCCCGTGCGGCCCTGCACGAGCAGCAGGTGCTCCAGCGGCGGCTGGCGCATCGGGCCGGGCACGACGGCCTGACCGGGCTGGCCAACCGTGACCTGCTGCTCGACCACCTGGGCCGGGCCGTCGCCGGGGACCGGCCGTACGCGCTGATCCTCTGCGCTCTGGACGGGTTCAAGGAGATCAACGACACCTACGGGCACCATGTCGGCGACACCGTGCTGTGCCAGGTGGCCGGGCGGCTGCTGCTGTTCGCGCCGGAGGTGGAGCTGGTGGCCCGGCTGGGCGGGGACGAGTTCGGTTTCCTGATCACGTCCGGGACCGACGCGGCGGCGCTGGCCGAGCGGGTCGTGACGGCGGTGTCGGCCGCGCCGTACGCCGTCGACGAGCGCCGCATCCACCTGACCGCCCGGGCCGGTCTGGCCGACGGGGTGCCCGGCAACAACGCCGTCCTCGGTGACGCCGACCTGGCCCTGCGCGCCGCCAAGCAGGCGGGTGGGGCCCGGACCGCCCGGTTCGACGAGTCGCTGCGGGCCGAGCAGTCCGAGCGCACCCGGATCGCCGCCGGACTACGGCAGGCACTCGCCGACGGCACCCTGTTCATGCACTACCAGCCGGTCGTCGACACGGGCACCGGCCGGGCCACCGGGGTGGAGGCGCTGATGCGCTGGCGCCGCGACGGCGAGTCGGTGCCGCCCGGCGTGTTCATCCCGGTCGCCGAGCAGACCGGCCTGATCGGCGCGATCGGCGCCCGGGCGCTGCGGTTGGCCTGCGCGCAGGCCGCCGTCTGGCACCGGGAGCACGGCCTCTACCTGACCGTCAACGTCTCCACCCATCAGCTGCGTGATCCCGGGTTCACCACGTCGGTGCTGTCGACCCTGGCCGACACCGGGCTGCCCGCCGAGGCGCTGGTGCTGGAGATCACCGAATCGGTGCTGATCGACGCGGCCGACACGCCGGTACTGGGTGAGCTGCGGGCGCACGGGATCCGGATCGCGATCGACGACTTCGGCACCGGGTACTCGTCACTGGCGTACCTGCACGCCCTGCCGGTCGACATCCTGAAGATCGACCAGTCGTTCATCCGCCGGCTCCAGGACCCGCCCCGCCCCCAGGACGTGAGCCTGACCAGGGCGATCCTGGAACTGGCCGGCAGCCAGGACCTGCTCGCGGTGGCCGAGGGCGTGGAGACGCCGGGTCAGGCCGACCTGCTGCGCGATCTGGGTTGCCCGCTGGCGCAGGGCTACCACTACGGCCGTCCGGCCGACGCCGACACGATCGACACGCTGATGCGCGAGCATGCTTTGCACGCCGCCACCTGA
- a CDS encoding GGDEF domain-containing protein: MRRLDDWLWSGFLLGGVALTLGALLLPQPGAEWALTGVESCAGLAVLAGLRRYRPENPLFWKLLAAGLFFFALTHLAGPRGPGPLVDQLALGTAFLLVTAAMVVRVRSCSLPVNLRANLLDGAMVVLGVMAGAWPMVIGPVLAERWHHPTPAAVFGFYTILTLLRLAAAAVLLLAGNPRNRAHQLIVASTFLLFAADAGYAASDRPPTVWHILAWMTGHLMIGAAALHPSMARAERGGDPETLSRTRLGLFAVLTAFYPLMTGLNALPGLAGGRPPAVADGLHMFVLPMLLGVGVSVLLVLRMGMLGNLAQRRARALDAALREQEALRAELEHRATHDPLTGLGNRAALTEALTTAVGRPVGDRGWLLLLDLDGFKEVNDTLGHPVGDELLVALGDEFRRITADGLVARLGGDEFAVLVPGDAVGTADRLLRAAAVEHLLGGAVVRVSASIGVLDLDDVHSCAEALRDADVALYAAKAAGRGCHRVHAPETDRRGNRAATGVG; encoded by the coding sequence GTGAGACGGCTCGACGACTGGCTGTGGTCCGGCTTCCTGCTCGGCGGGGTGGCCCTGACCCTCGGCGCCCTGCTGCTGCCGCAACCGGGCGCGGAATGGGCGCTGACCGGCGTGGAGTCCTGCGCCGGACTGGCCGTTCTGGCCGGGCTCCGTCGGTACCGGCCGGAGAACCCGCTGTTCTGGAAACTCCTGGCGGCCGGGCTGTTCTTCTTCGCCCTGACCCACCTGGCCGGTCCGCGCGGCCCCGGCCCACTCGTCGACCAGCTCGCCCTCGGTACGGCGTTCCTGCTGGTCACCGCGGCGATGGTGGTGCGGGTCCGGTCCTGCTCGCTGCCCGTCAACCTGCGGGCCAACCTGCTCGACGGCGCCATGGTGGTACTCGGTGTGATGGCCGGCGCCTGGCCGATGGTGATCGGTCCGGTGCTCGCCGAACGCTGGCACCACCCGACCCCGGCCGCGGTGTTCGGCTTCTACACGATCCTGACCCTGCTCCGGCTCGCCGCCGCGGCCGTCCTGCTGCTGGCCGGCAACCCGCGCAACCGGGCCCACCAACTGATCGTGGCGAGCACGTTTCTGCTGTTCGCCGCGGATGCCGGGTACGCCGCCTCGGACCGGCCGCCGACCGTCTGGCACATCCTGGCCTGGATGACCGGCCACCTGATGATCGGGGCGGCCGCCCTGCACCCGTCGATGGCCCGGGCCGAGCGGGGCGGCGACCCGGAGACCCTGTCGCGTACCCGGCTCGGGCTGTTCGCCGTGCTGACCGCGTTCTATCCGCTGATGACCGGGTTGAACGCGCTGCCCGGGCTGGCCGGCGGGCGACCGCCCGCGGTGGCGGACGGACTGCACATGTTCGTGCTGCCGATGCTGCTCGGGGTCGGGGTGAGTGTGCTGCTGGTGCTGCGGATGGGCATGCTCGGCAATCTGGCCCAGCGGCGGGCCCGGGCGCTGGACGCGGCACTGCGCGAGCAGGAGGCGCTGCGGGCCGAGCTGGAGCACCGGGCCACCCACGACCCGCTGACCGGCCTCGGCAACCGGGCCGCGCTCACCGAGGCCCTCACCACGGCCGTCGGCCGGCCGGTCGGTGACCGCGGCTGGTTGCTGCTGCTCGACCTGGACGGGTTCAAGGAGGTCAACGACACCCTGGGCCATCCGGTCGGCGACGAGTTGCTGGTCGCGCTCGGCGACGAGTTCCGGCGGATCACCGCCGACGGCCTGGTGGCCCGGCTCGGGGGCGACGAGTTCGCGGTGCTCGTCCCCGGCGACGCGGTCGGCACCGCGGACCGGCTGCTGCGGGCGGCCGCCGTGGAGCACCTGCTCGGCGGCGCCGTGGTCCGGGTGTCGGCCAGTATCGGCGTGCTCGATCTCGACGACGTGCACAGCTGCGCCGAGGCGCTGCGCGACGCCGACGTGGCCCTCTACGCGGCGAAGGCGGCCGGCCGCGGTTGCCATCGGGTGCACGCTCCGGAAACCGACCGTCGTGGCAACCGGGCCGCAACCGGCGTCGGGTGA
- the glgA gene encoding glycogen synthase yields MTDSRLRADLITREYPPEVYGGAGVHLEYLARDLRGLADVRVHCFGAPRDEPGVTAYPEPAELARANAALRTMGVNLAIAQGCAGADVVHSHTWYANFAGHTAKLLHGVPHVVTTHSLEPLRPWKAEQLGGGYALSSFCERTAIESADAIIAVSGGMRRDVLRAYPSVDPDRVQVVYNGIDTELYQPDHETGVVDRLGIDRNRPSVVFVGRITRQKGLPYLMRACHDLPADAQIILLAGAPDTPEIAAEVATLAADLQKTRSGVIWVQEMLPKQEVIQVLTHATVFVCPSIYEPMGIVNLEAMACETAVVATATGGIPEVVADGETGLLVPIDQLQDGTGTPVDPEKFVADLAATLTRVLNDPQLAERMGKAGRRRAVERFSWSRIAEDTLEIYRSVL; encoded by the coding sequence GTGACGGACTCCCGACTGCGCGCCGACCTGATCACCCGTGAGTACCCGCCGGAGGTCTACGGCGGCGCGGGGGTCCACCTGGAGTATCTGGCGCGTGACCTGCGCGGGCTCGCCGACGTGCGGGTGCACTGCTTCGGCGCGCCGCGGGACGAGCCGGGTGTCACGGCCTATCCGGAGCCGGCCGAGCTGGCCCGGGCCAACGCCGCGCTGCGCACCATGGGGGTCAATCTGGCGATCGCCCAGGGCTGCGCCGGCGCCGACGTGGTGCACAGCCACACCTGGTATGCCAATTTCGCCGGGCACACCGCGAAACTGCTGCACGGCGTCCCGCACGTGGTGACCACGCACAGCCTGGAGCCGCTGCGCCCGTGGAAGGCGGAGCAGCTCGGCGGCGGTTACGCGCTCTCCTCGTTCTGCGAGCGGACCGCGATCGAGAGCGCCGACGCGATCATCGCGGTGTCCGGCGGGATGCGGCGTGACGTGCTCCGGGCCTATCCGTCGGTCGACCCGGACCGGGTCCAGGTCGTCTACAACGGCATCGACACCGAGCTCTACCAGCCGGATCACGAGACCGGTGTGGTGGACCGGCTCGGCATCGACCGCAACCGGCCGAGCGTGGTGTTCGTCGGCCGGATCACCCGGCAGAAGGGCCTGCCCTACCTGATGCGGGCCTGCCACGATCTGCCGGCCGATGCCCAGATCATCCTGCTCGCCGGTGCTCCGGACACCCCGGAGATCGCGGCTGAGGTGGCAACGCTGGCGGCGGATCTTCAAAAGACCCGCTCGGGTGTGATCTGGGTGCAGGAGATGCTGCCGAAACAGGAGGTCATCCAGGTCCTCACGCACGCCACGGTCTTCGTCTGCCCGTCGATCTACGAGCCGATGGGGATCGTCAACCTGGAGGCGATGGCCTGCGAGACCGCGGTGGTGGCCACCGCGACCGGCGGCATCCCCGAGGTGGTCGCCGACGGCGAGACCGGCCTGCTCGTCCCGATCGACCAGCTCCAGGACGGTACGGGAACGCCCGTCGACCCGGAGAAGTTCGTCGCCGACCTGGCCGCCACCCTGACCCGGGTGCTGAACGATCCGCAGCTCGCCGAGCGGATGGGTAAGGCCGGTCGTCGCCGAGCGGTGGAGAGGTTCAGCTGGTCACGGATCGCCGAGGACACCCTAGAGATCTACCGGTCGGTGCTGTGA
- a CDS encoding glycoside hydrolase family 10 protein gives MSLLRRPPVRVAMLLSAVLFAAAVLGVGLVRAAFYEPPSRAADTVAVADAPTQTVTGLCGAVPVSAPRELRGMWLTTVYNIDWPSKPGLPQEQVRSEYLRWLDLAVAQNHNAIFVHVRPSGDAFWRSDYAPWSNWLTGRLDGADPGWDPMAFMVDEAHKRNLEFHAWFNPYRGTQFAPDGAGTDLSKLPANHPLVVHPEWRIAHPSGPKGRFYYDPGNPEARQFVEDAMLEAVAKYDVDGVHFDDFFYPYPGDGKGQDFPDDVSFAKYGKGKSRADWRRDNVNTLVREMKQRIAEVKPWVKFGISPFGIWRNGGEGSDTNGLESYSAIYADTRTWVREGWLDYIVPQLYWTIGFDKADYAKVLPWWAKTVKGTGVQLYIGMADYRVGEKGDWSDPAELDRQMALNDKFGVQGQVHYSAASVRDDKLGAAGRYRAKHYAAPALLPRIARLPAAPPAAPRITAATRSDAGPVTLTVADGGGTSWALYRTANGSASLVATGRAGSAVTDPKPPAGPATYCVSGLDRSANEGPLSSPFTTAG, from the coding sequence GTGAGTCTGCTTCGCCGGCCCCCGGTCCGGGTGGCCATGCTGCTGTCGGCGGTCCTGTTCGCGGCGGCGGTGCTCGGCGTCGGCCTGGTCCGGGCCGCGTTCTACGAGCCACCGTCGCGGGCCGCGGACACCGTGGCGGTGGCCGACGCACCCACCCAGACCGTGACCGGGCTGTGCGGGGCGGTGCCGGTGTCGGCGCCACGCGAGCTGCGCGGCATGTGGCTGACCACGGTCTACAACATCGACTGGCCCAGTAAGCCGGGACTGCCCCAGGAACAGGTCCGCTCGGAGTACCTGAGGTGGCTGGATCTGGCCGTCGCGCAGAACCACAACGCGATCTTCGTGCACGTGCGCCCGAGCGGCGACGCGTTCTGGAGATCCGACTACGCCCCCTGGTCGAACTGGTTGACCGGCCGGCTCGACGGCGCGGACCCGGGCTGGGATCCGATGGCGTTCATGGTCGACGAGGCGCACAAGCGCAACCTGGAGTTCCACGCCTGGTTCAACCCGTACCGGGGCACCCAGTTCGCGCCGGACGGGGCCGGCACCGACCTGTCCAAGCTGCCCGCGAACCATCCGCTGGTGGTGCACCCGGAGTGGCGGATCGCGCACCCGTCGGGTCCGAAGGGCCGCTTCTACTACGACCCGGGCAATCCGGAGGCACGTCAGTTCGTCGAGGACGCGATGCTGGAGGCGGTCGCGAAGTACGACGTCGACGGCGTCCACTTCGACGACTTCTTCTACCCGTACCCCGGCGACGGCAAGGGCCAGGACTTCCCGGACGACGTGTCGTTCGCGAAGTACGGCAAGGGGAAGAGCCGCGCCGACTGGCGGCGGGACAACGTGAACACCCTGGTCCGCGAGATGAAGCAGCGGATCGCCGAGGTCAAGCCGTGGGTGAAGTTCGGGATCAGCCCGTTCGGGATCTGGCGCAACGGCGGCGAGGGCTCGGACACCAACGGCCTGGAGAGCTACAGCGCCATCTACGCCGACACTCGCACCTGGGTCCGCGAGGGCTGGCTGGACTACATCGTTCCGCAGCTGTACTGGACGATCGGGTTCGACAAGGCCGACTACGCCAAGGTGCTGCCCTGGTGGGCGAAAACGGTCAAGGGCACGGGTGTGCAGCTGTACATCGGAATGGCCGACTACCGGGTCGGCGAGAAGGGCGACTGGAGTGATCCGGCCGAGCTCGACCGGCAGATGGCGCTGAACGACAAGTTCGGCGTGCAGGGCCAGGTCCACTACAGCGCCGCCTCGGTCCGCGACGACAAGCTCGGCGCGGCCGGCCGGTATCGGGCGAAGCACTACGCGGCGCCGGCGCTGCTCCCGCGGATCGCGCGGCTCCCGGCCGCGCCTCCGGCGGCGCCGCGGATCACCGCGGCGACCAGGTCCGACGCGGGCCCGGTGACGTTGACGGTCGCCGACGGCGGGGGTACGAGCTGGGCCCTCTACCGTACGGCGAACGGCTCCGCGTCCCTGGTCGCGACGGGCCGGGCGGGCAGTGCGGTGACCGACCCGAAGCCGCCGGCCGGCCCCGCCACCTACTGCGTCAGCGGCCTGGACCGGTCGGCCAACGAGGGCCCGTTGAGCAGCCCGTTCACCACAGCCGGGTAA